One Gemmatimonadota bacterium genomic window, CATCGCCTTCAACATTACGCAACTGACGTAGTATCCAATTAATCCTCGAGGTGGCTCTCTTCCTATCACCGGGGGACTGTAACTTCATCGAACAAGAAATCGTCCTCCGCTGAAGATTCACGACAACTTCCAAGTCACTGGCAGCATTAGGAATCACGAATCCGGATGTTAGCTCGTTGTCGTTAACCAGGAAGTCACAGGCGTCCCTTAATCGAAGTGCTGTATCGGTTCGATGCTTTCGTGGAAGACGTATATCGACCCGTTCGCCAATTCGACGAGTCAGTATCAGGCAGACATCTCTTTCTTCCTGATGCCAACTGGCAACAGTATTTTCAATTTCAGGTGATGTTCTTTGAAACTGTTCACCATGCCTGATACCCATAACGAGTTGGCGCCATTCCCTGTTCATTTGGTCAAATCTCCTGACGCCTGAATTCGAATGTTCGAAGTATCGAACCATTTCCTCCAGAATGAATCTCTGTTCTGAGCTTAAATCCTCACTGTCTTTCAGCGTTAGCATCGCTTGTGTACGAACACTCGTCCACGAAATGTGATAAAACTCCAGTTTTCGACTTAGTCGCTTAGGAACGGAATAGGGAATATGCGAAGGCAACGGCACCAGTTGATTTGAAATTGTGATCACAGTGTTGATCCCGTGCGCTCGAGCGACCTCGCCATATCTAAGTACTTGCTCCTCATCTATCTCCGCATTGTCAACTTTAGCCTCAAATAGCGCAGACCATTCCTTGCTACGGCTCGTAATACTCAAAACACCATCTGGTCGTTCAGTACGATTCGGGTCTGGTGTTGGAAAGACAACTTCTGTGTAACTGTCTATATCTGCAGTTTTCCCTACTCTCATACTACAAAAACCAAGCAATTGCGCGGCGAATGGTCGGACAGATCCTAACACGGCTAGCAATATGGATACCAGTTTCTCCTCTTTTCTGGACTCGGCGAGACTTGGTATCAGCCTTGCAGGTTTGGCATTACTTAAGACTTCCTCAAGCGAATCCATAGACCCTCCAATTGGCGTAACTGAGTTAAGAATCTATTGCGTAGTTGAAACAAACTTCACGTAAATCAACGCAATACTGAATAGTTAGTTCGTAGGAAGTCCGGCAGGTGGGTCGGAATTTGGATCTCTGTTTCGTGGTGTTCGTTCTTCACCAGGTTCAGTTCCCCGACTGTCTTGAGAATCTTCTCCGTTCTCAGGTGTTACACTATCCGATGCATCGGAGGACTCCGATTTTCTGTTGCTTTCTCCCCCTTGCTTCGTGGTATCTTCCTCTGCTTCGTGGCCGCCTTGGTCCGACTTGTCGCGCCTGTCGGTATCAGAGTCCCCATCGCCACTGTTCTCTCCGCCCTTTCGGTCCACTTTCTCATCCTCCTCCGGCTCCTCCGAGTACCCCATCTCCATATCGTAGTCGTAGATGAACTCGTCGTCATCCGGCCAGTACGCCCGGCCGGTGCGTTGCTCGTCGGTCGGAGTGGACGAACCGCGGGGGAGCGTCGGGGTATCCGGTTCGCCCGTGGTCAGCGCGGGTTGCTCCTCGTCACCTCCATCGTCGCCTCCATCGCCGCCACCGTCGTCGTCGCCATCTTCCTCTTCTTCAGCCTCTTCGGCTTTCCTCCGGCTCCTGCCGATCAGCGCGGCGATACCCATGCTGATGAAATACAGCACCACCAGCGGAATCGCCACGAGGGTCTGCGTGTAGGGATCGCCCGTGGGCGTGATGACGGCGGCGGCGATGAATATGACCACCAGGGCAATGCGCCACACCCGTTTAAGCACGCCGGCGTTCAGGATGCGAAGCCAGGTCAGAAACGCCACCACGGCGGGCATCTGGAACACGACGCCCATGATGAGCACCATCTTGTTCACGAGTCCCACATAGAATCCGATATCCCACTGGGGCTTGATGTCAGGGACATGCAACTGGACGAAAAACCGGACCATGACCGGGATCAGGATGTAGAAAGCGAAGGCGGCGCCGACGAGGAACAGGACGCAGCAGAAGAAGATGACGATGGGGACGTACTTCTTCTCCTTGTCGAGCAGACCGGGCGA contains:
- the tatC gene encoding twin-arginine translocase subunit TatC — protein: MSPAKIGSGEMSFIEHLEELRRAILKSVLAILVGMVLCFTFADYIINFLLSPTFQENLKTEIEIQAIRPAGMFTAKVNISLLLGFAFALPYVLYNLWTFVSPGLLDKEKKYVPIVIFFCCVLFLVGAAFAFYILIPVMVRFFVQLHVPDIKPQWDIGFYVGLVNKMVLIMGVVFQMPAVVAFLTWLRILNAGVLKRVWRIALVVIFIAAAVITPTGDPYTQTLVAIPLVVLYFISMGIAALIGRSRRKAEEAEEEEDGDDDGGGDGGDDGGDEEQPALTTGEPDTPTLPRGSSTPTDEQRTGRAYWPDDDEFIYDYDMEMGYSEEPEEDEKVDRKGGENSGDGDSDTDRRDKSDQGGHEAEEDTTKQGGESNRKSESSDASDSVTPENGEDSQDSRGTEPGEERTPRNRDPNSDPPAGLPTN